In a genomic window of Oreochromis aureus strain Israel breed Guangdong linkage group 13, ZZ_aureus, whole genome shotgun sequence:
- the ccar1 gene encoding cell division cycle and apoptosis regulator protein 1, whose product MAQFGGQKNPPWATQFAATAVSQPGHTGQSLDLNSLHSLGVQQPSLLGASPAVYSQQSALAAASLSNQSAANYQLSQQTAALQQQAAAAAAAALQQSQINTALQQYQQQQQQQQQQQQQQQQQQQQPPQQPPQQQLYNVPHQLPQPQQALISQPPVALPTSLSLSNPQQTAQITVSYPTPRSSHQQQTQPQKQRVFTGVVNKLHDTFGFVDEDVFFQLSAVKGKTPQVGDRVLVEAVYNPNMPFKWNAQRIQTLPQLANQSHQQQPQPLPQASPQLGSLYNEPGMQLRYSDMHSAADNRQNNQPQASSMMKAAPTMLQSLPPPTTFSVPAQAPPPSLLQAQLSAASLAPLLQNPPQPLLPQPPPKEVFPGGLLQPPVRMMAQPQPVRRIEPPPRFPTRSDRGPELILRTKEERRDRDRERRRSRERSPTRKRSRDRSPRRDRSPRRPRRVVPRYTVQFSKFSLDGSSCDMMELRRRYQSLYIPSDFFDAVFTWVDAFPFTRPFQFSNACNFHILHKEVDPLVKNTAVLDPPDANHTYSAKVMLLANPSIEELYHKSCALAEDPQEVRDSFQHPARLIKFLVGMRGKDEAMAIGGHWSPSLDGADPEKDPSVLIKTAIRCCKALTGIDLSLCTQWYRFAEIRYHRPEETHKGRTVPAHVETVVLFLPDVWHCLPTRSEWEVLSRRLREQLAEKLSAERKEADGEQEEEEKDDDDSKDVSTPTHWAKLDPKSMKVNDLRKELDCRSLSSKGLKSQLIARLTKQLKVEEQVEESKEPEKVETKDVEEEEPTRTEDDREEEEKKRQEELERQRRERRYILPDEPTILVYPNWAAKNGKFDCSVMSLSVLLDYRLEDNKEHSFEVSLFAELFNEMLQRDFGYRIYKALAALPTKDEKKEKKAKKEAEKKEAEKREMKKEKEEENEEPTAKKTKEDEEEKKKSEEKTVKKEESRDEEENEDDGSTANAEEYDPMEAEDADDDEDDDKDDDDSTDRDRKDRKDDRKSSKERSSKDKERKQMITHNRELLMAFVYFDQSHCGYLLERDLEEILYTLGLHLSRAQIKKLLNKPVVRESCYYRKLTDRGKDEPIPSFNEAQIENLTGNRGLLPASKTRAQSEASESGNLIVYNGAMVDIGSMMQKLEKSEKAREEIEQKLMLQDAKMDEDAKVKAQLEQANKSLSRELEEVKSTLSQTEQTLKTVEEEKKVYREILSKSANSLMSTVKGVLEVLKKDQDMDEPGSEVAADHSRTSQTNGADD is encoded by the exons ATGGCCCAGTTCGGGGGACAGAAAAATCCGCCGTGGGCGACTCAGTTTGCTGCCACAGCAGTGTCCCAGCCAGGCCACACAGGACAGTCTCTGGACCTCAACAGCCTGCACT CTCTCGGAGTGCAGCAGCCATCTCTTCTGGGAGCATCTCCTGCTGTTTACTCTCAGCAGTCAGCCTTGGCTGCAGCCTCTCTCAGCAACCAGTCTGCTGCAAACTATCAGCTCTCTCAGCAAACTGCTGCTTTGCAACAGCAAGCTGCAGCAGCCGCTGCAGCAGCATTACAGCAG TCTCAAATCAATACAGCGCTTCAGCAGtatcaacaacaacagcagcagcaacaacagcagcagcagcagcagcagcaacaacagcagcaacctCCCCAACAACCCCCCCAGCAGCAGCTGTACAATGTACCTCATCAG CTTCCACAGCCTCAGCAGGCACTCATTTCTCAG CCCCCTGTCGCCCTGCCCACGAGCCTGAGCCTGTCTAACCCACAGCAGACAGCCCAAATTACTGTGTCTTATCCCACACCACGTTCAAGCCACCAACAGCAGACGCAGCCTCAGAAGCAGCGAGTCTTCACCGGTGTCGTCAATAAGCTGCATGACACGTTTGGCTTTGTAGATGAAGATGTCTTCTTTCAGTTAAG TGCTGTGAAGGGGAAGACTCCCCAGGTGGGTGACAGGGTCCTAGTGGAAGCTGTGTACAACCCGAATATGCCGTTCAAGTGGAACGCCCAGCGCATCCAGACTTTACCTCAACTAGCAAATCAGTCG CATCAGCAGCAGCCTCAGCCTTTACCTCAAGCTTCCCCACAACTCGGCAGCCTTTACAATGAGCCAGGGATGCAGCTGCGCTACTCGGACATGCACTCCGCTGCGGACAACAGACAAAAT AACCAGCCTCAAGCTTCCAGCATGATGAAGGCAGCCCCCACCATGCTGCAGTCACTACCTCCCCCGACCACATTCAGTGTTCCAGCCCAGGCTCCCCCTCCGTCTCTTCTGCAGGCACAGCTGTCTGCTGCTTCTCTTGCCCCTCTTCTCCAAAACCCTCCTCAGCCTCTGCTGCCACAGCCTCCGCCCAAAG AAGTGTTTCCCGGGGGTCTCCTCCAGCCTCCAGTGAGAATGATGGCACAGCCGCAGCCTGTCCGAAGAATTGAGCCGCCGCCTCGTTTCCCCACTCGCAGTGATCGAGGCCCTGAGCTCATCCTCAGAACTAAAGAAGAACGCAG AGACAGAGACCGTGAGCGCAGGCGATCAAGAGAACGGTCACCCACACGCAAACGCTCCAGAGACCGTTCACCGCGACGTGACCGCTCCCCAAGACGGCCTCGCAGAGTTGTACCTCGCTACACTGTCCAGTTTTCCAAGTTCAGCTTAGATGG CTCGAGCTGTGACATGATGGAGCTGAGGAGGCGCTACCAGAGCCTCTATATTCCCAGCGACTTCTTTGATGCTGTCTTCACCTGGGTGGATGCCTTCCCTTTTACGCGACCCTTCCAATTTAGTAACGCTTGTAACTTCCACATTTTGCACAAAGAGGTGGATCCTCTAGTCAAGAACACGGCTGTGCTGGACCCTCCTGACGCCAACCACACCTACAGTGCTAAG GTGATGCTGCTGGCTAACCCCAGTATAGAGGAGCTCTATCATAAGTCCTGTGCTCTGGCAGAGGACCCACAGGAAGTCAGAGACTCCTTCCAGCATCCTGCTAGACTGATTAAG TTTTTGGTGGGCATGAGAGGTAAAGATGAGGCCATGGCCATTGGTGGTCACTGGTCTCCATCTCTGGATGGAGCGGACCCAGAGAAGGATCCATCAGTCCTTATTAAGACAGCGATACGCTGTTGCAAGGCCCTCACAGGCATAGACCTTAGTCTGTGCACTCAGTG GTATCGTTTTGCAGAGATTCGCTATCATCGGCCAGAGGAGACACACAAGGGGCGGACAGTCCCTGCTCATGTGGAGACAGTGGTTTTGTTTCTTCCGGATGTTTGGCATTGTCTTCCTACCCGCTCAGAGTGGGAGGTGCTGTCACGGCGACTCCGGGAGCAGCTGGCTGAGAAGCTGTCGGCCGAGCGAAAGGAGGCGGATGGAGAACAG gaggaagaggagaaggatGACGATGATTCGAAGGACGTTAGTACTCCCACTCACTGGGCTAAACTTGACCCGAAGTCAATGAAG GTAAATGACCTGCGCAAGGAGCTCGATTGTCGCTCTCTAAGCTCTAAGGGGTTAAAGTCACAGCTGATTGCTCGCCTCACCAAACAGCTAAAGGTGGAGGAGCAGGTGGAGGAGTCCAAGGAGCCCGAGAAAGTAGAGACCAAGGatgtggaggaagaggagccaACACGCACTGAGGATGACAGAGAG gaggaggaaaagaagaggCAGGAGGAGCTTGAGCGCCAGCGGAGAGAAAGGCGCTACATCCTTCCTGATGAGCCTACCATCCTTGTATACCCGAACTGGGCAGCCAAGAACGGCAAATTTGACTGCAGTGTCATGTCCCTGAGTGTGCTCCTGGACTACAGACTAGAAGACAACAAGGAGCACTCATTTGAG GTTTCTCTGTTTGCTGAGCTTTTTAATGAGATGCTGCAGAGAGATTTTGGTTACCGCATATATAAAGCCCTTGCTGCGCTTCCTACCAAGGacgagaagaaggagaagaaagccAAAAAAGAGGCAGAAAAGAAAGAGGCTGAAAAGCGTGAAATGaagaaggagaaagaagaagagaatgaAGAACCGACAGCAAAGAAGACCAAAGAAGAtgaggaagagaagaaaaag tctgAAGAAAAGACGGTGAAAAAGGAGGAGTCTCGAGATGAGGAGGAGAATGAAGATGATGGCAGCACAGCCAATGCTGAAGAATATGATCCCATGGAGGCTGAAGATGcagatgatgatgaggatgatg acaaagatgaTGACGACTCcactgacagagacagaaaagacCGCAAAGATGACCGAAAATCATCGAAAGAGAGGTCCTCCAAAGATAAG GAGAGGAAGCAGATGATCACACACAACAGGGAGTTGCTGATGGCGTTTGTCTACTTCGATCAGAGCCACTGTGGCTATTTACTTGAGAGAGACCTGGAGGAGATCTTGTACACACTGGGACTGCATCTCTCTCGTGCTCAG ATAAAGAAGCTTTTGAACAAACCTGTCGTCAGAGAATCGTGTTACTACCGAAAACTGACAGACAGGGGAAAAGATGAACCCATTCCTTCTTTCAATGAAGCCCAGATTGAAAATCTCACAG GTAACCGAGGACTGCTTCCTGCTTCTAAAACTCGTGCTCAGTCAGAGGCCAGCGAGTCTGGTAACCTGATCGTGTATAACGGAGCTATGGTTGACATCGGCAGCATGATGCAGAAGCTAGAGAAGAGTGAGAAGGCGAGAGAGGAAATAGAGCAGAAGCTTATGTTGCAGGATGCTAAAATGG ACGAAGATGCAAAGGTTAAAGCTCAGTTGGAGCAAGCCAACAAATCTTTGTCGagggagctggaggaggtgaaaAGCACTCTGAGCCAAACCGAGCAGACTCTGAAGACCgtggaggaagagaagaaagtCTACCGCGAGATCCTGAGCAAATCAGCAAACTCACTGATGTCCACTGTGAAAGGAGTTCTGGAAGTGCTGAAGAAg gATCAGGACATGGACGAGCCTGGCAGCGAAGTCGCCGCTGATCACAGTCGGACATCCCAGACGAACGGCGCAGATGATTAA